ATATGTGATATTTGATTGGATAAGTTGGCCAATAGGTTGTTGCATGCACAATGCAGTATTCAAACCCTTGACACTTATTTAAACAGACTAGTGAATTAACCAACTTGGTTAAAAAAAATGGAGCTCAATAAACCTTTAATTTCctttataattctttttcttatttttctagaaGAAACATGCAAAGGATTGTAATCTTTCAGTTGTAGCTTTGATAAGTGTAGCATGTCTTCATCCCTTATTTTCccattcttttctttccttagtGAACTTGTCTTCTGCCTTTTCCTTTAGTTTCTTTCTAATATTATTAAGCTCATGGTTCTAATTTCTATCATGGTGTTGGCACATTCAACGTAGACAGTTGAATAATTACTAGGCAAAACTCAAATCAGCCCCTGACAAAAAAAATCCCAACTCGGCCCCTGACAAAAAAAAACTCAACCCGGTCCCTGACAATTATCTCGAAAGGACAACGAGGCCCCTGtgccaacaaaaaataaatgttattttttttggcaCAGAGGCTAATCagtcccaaaaaaaattatcaggagCCGGATTTGGTGTTTTTTTTTGGGGGCCTCgttgcaaaaaaaattaatgttattttttttggcaCAGGGACTAATCagtcccaaaaaaaattatcagggGCCGGAttggatgtttttttttcttggagGCCTCGTTATCCTTTCGAGATAATTGTCCGGAGCCGGATGGAGTATTCACtctagaatttttcttattttgtagtGGATTTGTGAGTAGCCAACAAACATGGCTTTTATGAAGTGTTTATTAAACCTTAATCTAAATTGTCAATATCTCCCCATAATGATTGATAGCACAAAAAAATGATGGTTCAAGTAGAAAGGCCCACTAGGCCATACTGGGCCCAAAGAGCAGCAGCCTCACGCATTACCCTCCAATTTAGGAACCAAGAAGCCCGAGCCTTCGCCCAGACCACCAGGCTCAACTCTCAACTTGGAGTGGGCAGGCCAGCAAAGAGCAACTTCAGGCCCAACCCAGCTAACCACAGCACTTGTTCCATCACCTTAAAGCCCCCACTTGGGTCACAAGTTGGCGCTACCCAACTCGGCGAGCAGCGTCTATTGTAAAATGTTTtataaacaatggaaatattcTATTTTCCCCCGATGTGATACTTCTAGGGCatttaaaatctttttgtaGATTGAACagagaatattttattttgggacaACAGAAACTATAACTAGTTTGTGATTGTAGCTTAGGTAAATACTGAATTCTGAAGTCAAATATGAATTTTAGCTTAAACATTACAATGCACGTTTGTAGTATTGTTGTTCACCATATTAGAATATTGAATTTTAGCATAAACATTACAATGCACCATTAAAATTTTTCTGCTTTGATATTTGGAATTTGATTGCAGTAGTAACTAAGCCCAAACTCAATTGTTGAGTAACATTTGCAATCCTAAAAGGAAACTAGTATAGAGAAAAGGAATTTGCCCCCCTTATATGAGCAGTGATAATGCTTAATCTGCTAAGCGCTTATACAAACTTGTATAGATATGACTGAAAAGACATTCTAGAGCCATTGATCAACGTAGTTTAGAGaactctttcttactttctatTAACCAACAACTATATGCAAAACTACTCTCTTTAATAAACAAGACATCAAGGTAAGACTTGAACGAAAAGCATTTATACATCACAAATTTACAATAATTCTAATCTTAAACCTATATATGATGAAATTACGTTTCAATTATATAACAATTTAGGAGAATTATTACCATTGATAGAGCCTAGATGAAGATGATTCCTTCAAGAACAATCGAAAATAAACACATTTTTCATATATCATGCTATGCAAAGGGTCATTGTTATCACCTAAAAGTACTCACACAAAActgattgaaaaatgaaaaggaaattaattgaattaaagTGAACATAAATACTTAAATAGTATATCATCCTGGGCATGATCAAAAGTCAAACGAACTTCTACAAAATGGCAAAACTGGTTAAAGCAGATCAAATAAATGCTGCAACCATTTGtgttagaaagaaagaaaagagaatccTAACTCGGAAAATGAATTTACAAAGTTCGAACAAAATGTATTTACATCTAACACAAAACTAGGGGTCCTCCTCCATTAGCCTCTTAATCTTCTACTGTCTGGATCTCACCCATCATGATCCTGTTACTCACAACATTGAATCCCAAAACTGCAGGGCTAACCTTTTTCCCTTTCTTTGTCTTCTTCTTTCCCCCTCCTATCCCAGATGCTTCTGTGTTGTCCATATCCTGCATATCTGCATTAGCAGATAGCACACCGCTGGCACTGACTCCAGTAGCCTTCTTATCGGTTTTGCTCTGGAAGGCTATTTCCAAAACATCTGATGGTAACATATCCTTGTAGTTGAGGAACTTCTCAATGAATTCATGTTCCGGGTCATATGATCCAAGGTTTTCTACGAGAAGCAACTCGGCTTCGGATCTCGATTGCTTCAAGCAAAATTCAAGGAAACTTGTATCTGCATCCAACCGAAGAAACGGTTAGAATTACAGTTAACTTACTTTAGGGATAATGAACAGCAATCAAACAATGGAGCAGGTTTTCTTACCTTTTGTACCTATTAGCCGATCGCACTCGCTCTCACACCAATCTCGGAAGCCCATTGCCTCTGAAAATTACAAAAGGAAACCACAGGTCAGCTTCAGAAGCATGTCATATATTCAGGATGCAAGTAAACATGCAGATTCAGAACACTAGATAGGAAACAATGAAACAGAGCAACCAAGTCTTTTTTACCAGAATGCTTAGTCATGGAATCTTTTTTGGTTTTAAGCAAGGATTGAGATGAGGCAGGTGATGATGATAACAGAGACCGTTGCTCAGTTGGTTTGCTGCTCACTGATTTTTGACGAGATAAAGATGCAGGTGAACTCCCTTTAACAGGTGTATTCTTTAAACCCGAGATCCCTTGGCTTCCAAGCTGAGGGAAATCTGACCTGTTTTTGAAGACAACTAATTCATCAGTCATAGTTCATCAACTGTTTCCATCAAAGCTTGAATTTTATGGAAAGAGGTCACAAGACTACATTTGTATATGTTactttgaaaattcaaaaatatttaaggGTCATTAGATCCTCATAAGAAGTATCCATTACCCATTATTTGGCAGGTAAATACTTCTTTATTTACTTGTTGGGTACCATATAGAAGAAAATTTTATGGATCATAGTAACtacacaaataaattaaacaggGAAGTGAGAGAAAACATACTGCTTAGTTTCCGGCTTAGACTGCTCAACTGGACCCCAGAATAAGTCATCATCCCCTTTGTATTTTGACTGAGAAGTAGCATGAGAATTTATCTGGATTGGAGATGCGGCTTTGGATGGAGAGGAAGCTGAGAATGACCATGAAGAACCACCATTCCGTATAGACTGGGAAGACTGCACTTTCTGAGGGGTAGGCATTGGGTTGGCAGGAACCGCAGAAGAAGACTTCTTCTCCTGCTCCTTTAAAATGTCCCTTAATGATGTTGGTTTAGGGAACTTAACAAAATCAGTAGACCATGCTAGAGAAGGAGTTGAGCTAGGTAGCTCCCTTTCCCCTTTCCACGGAACAAAGTCTCCCAACGAGGGGCCTGTGGGTATGGCAGGCAACACTTCTTTCTCCTGCAGTGAAGAGCGGGAGCTTTTGCCTTTTTCAATGGGGCTCGAAGAGATGGGCACTTCCACAGATGCATTGGGCACGGAGGCTTTAACTCCTGAACCCTTTGATTTTGTTGACTTTTTCCGGCCTCTTTTGGTATCTTTTGCCTCGATGAATTTTGAATCATCCGGTGATTCTGACTGGACAGCTATATTCTGAGAGGATGATGTATTCTTAGGAACCTCAGCATCTTTTTCGTTGGATTTCTTCAAAACTTCTTCTGCCAAGAGATCATGTAGTGGACTTTTCTTGCTCTTAGGTTTTTGAGAAGTTTCCGTTTTAACCAGATGATCAGCATTGCCTCCTTCTCTATGACTTTCACCAGACACCTTTACATAGTCTGGATTGGCCACAACCCCTGACCAAGGAGTTGTCAGACTAACTGACTTGACAGAAGTAGCAATCTCAGATACAACCATTTCTGCCTCTGCCTTTCTCTGTTCTTCCTGTTGAATTTCTAATAAAGACTTTGGCTTGGCACCGGGAGCAGCCTTCCAGGCTCGTCCTGTAGGCATTTCAGTATGCTGTGTTATTACAGAATCAACTACCTTTGACTCAACCCTATCACCCGCATCATCGATACTTCCAGGAACACCAGCAGACACACCATGAACTTC
This portion of the Arachis duranensis cultivar V14167 chromosome 6, aradu.V14167.gnm2.J7QH, whole genome shotgun sequence genome encodes:
- the LOC110273089 gene encoding protein ESSENTIAL FOR POTEXVIRUS ACCUMULATION 1, translated to MYAFQVYKDNGNNLYLLANSLALERQRSLPSAYPYWPGPDAASLAPKPDIPLDAALHSKLLSSMSDNSRQTQSQNSDLLSIIQGLSDRTSVGLNNGASGWPNHPLQGGLHPLQNKFDFHHDQNFSQVPFGVPQQRLPAHNQLSLSNLLGQATDNPANILSAEKLLSSGISQDPQLLNLLQQQYLMQLQSQAVAPAQQMLLLEKLLLLQQQQRQEEQQKHQLLLQQQKQLLSQVLQDQQSNQRLANSSYGHMQSGTPPIGNLHMDPSQLQSKEGMFSMSSQSNKPGVLDELRTDSLNIPMSSQDSCYNLSDEASPLNLPHQLFGNTGSQKSWGLAVPEQTNEQNQEMFPAPTVVDSPLLHDQEISKEENQIAEQPLSISDFTSKSLETPGDAISFATESCGIEFPPNIDMKERSNIVHEEQQAEREINNVEPSVVVQNIDAQEPKKVNEKKSKKQKSSKLQPSDQAKGLPKNAALQLSKQSEPGKPDSNETNLKQTTAKGNQIGVAVKEDANYEVHGVSAGVPGSIDDAGDRVESKVVDSVITQHTEMPTGRAWKAAPGAKPKSLLEIQQEEQRKAEAEMVVSEIATSVKSVSLTTPWSGVVANPDYVKVSGESHREGGNADHLVKTETSQKPKSKKSPLHDLLAEEVLKKSNEKDAEVPKNTSSSQNIAVQSESPDDSKFIEAKDTKRGRKKSTKSKGSGVKASVPNASVEVPISSSPIEKGKSSRSSLQEKEVLPAIPTGPSLGDFVPWKGERELPSSTPSLAWSTDFVKFPKPTSLRDILKEQEKKSSSAVPANPMPTPQKVQSSQSIRNGGSSWSFSASSPSKAASPIQINSHATSQSKYKGDDDLFWGPVEQSKPETKQSDFPQLGSQGISGLKNTPVKGSSPASLSRQKSVSSKPTEQRSLLSSSPASSQSLLKTKKDSMTKHSEAMGFRDWCESECDRLIGTKDTSFLEFCLKQSRSEAELLLVENLGSYDPEHEFIEKFLNYKDMLPSDVLEIAFQSKTDKKATGVSASGVLSANADMQDMDNTEASGIGGGKKKTKKGKKVSPAVLGFNVVSNRIMMGEIQTVED